In Prochlorococcus marinus CUG1435, the genomic window GATTAAGTTGGTTTTTCTATCCATTAAAAAGAATTGGATTACCAATAAACAAGTGGCTTTTTCAGTTATTAATTGCATTACGTTTTATTCCCTTAGTACAGGAAGAATTTCAAAATATGATTAAATCAGTATCAGTTAGATCAATAAATTTTCGAAATTTAGGATTAAAGAAATCCTTAAATGTTTTATTAATTTTACTGGAAAGGTTATTTAAAAATATTTTTCTAAGAATTGATCAAGGAGCAGAATCATTGCTCTCTAAGAAAAAAATAAATATAAAAACAAATAGATTTAAAACTTTTTCTCCTTCAACATCTCTTACTGTAATTGTTAATACATTATCGATATGTTTTATTTGCATAGCAATTTTTCTTAGAAAACTGTATGGTGCATTATAAATAACATAAAATTTTAGTTTGAGTTCAGAGCGTTATTTAAACCACCCAACATTTGGAATGTTGTATCAGGTTTCTCCTGGAAACGATGGGAGAGACATATATGCTACTTTGTATGCTCAAAAAATGTTTTTTTTGGTTGAAATTAGACAGAGAGAAGTTTTTTTTGAAGTTATACCTTATTTAGATGCTCGTAATCAGGCAGAATTAAATCTTCAAAGAGCCAGAAGGACAGGTTCTGAAGATTTGTCCAAATGGGATAATTTATTCACACAAACTTTTTTATAAAATGTGAACCCCTCAAACTATTTAAAAATAAAAAATAAAATCCCATCTAATGTAAATATTCTTGCTGTAAGTAAAGGATTTAAAAGTCAAGAAATCAAGACTATTCAAAATTTTGGTCAGAATGATTTTGGTGAGAGTAAGTTTCAAGAGGCTTTTGAGAAGCAACTAATACTGAAAGACCTTAAACAAATAAATTGGCACTTTATTGGACGAATACAAAGTAATAAAATAAGAAAGATAGTGCAAAATTTTAAATATATTCATTCAGTAGATTCATTTCAAAAGTTGCAAAAGATTTCTAACATTTCATATGAAGAGAAAAAAAATCCATCAATAATGTTACAGGTTAAGTTAAGTGATGACCCTACTAAAGGAGGTTTTAATCCTGAATTTTTAATATTAAAGTGGAGAGAAATAAAAAAATTGAAAAATATAACA contains:
- a CDS encoding PipX family protein, producing the protein MSSERYLNHPTFGMLYQVSPGNDGRDIYATLYAQKMFFLVEIRQREVFFEVIPYLDARNQAELNLQRARRTGSEDLSKWDNLFTQTFL
- a CDS encoding YggS family pyridoxal phosphate-dependent enzyme; this encodes MNPSNYLKIKNKIPSNVNILAVSKGFKSQEIKTIQNFGQNDFGESKFQEAFEKQLILKDLKQINWHFIGRIQSNKIRKIVQNFKYIHSVDSFQKLQKISNISYEEKKNPSIMLQVKLSDDPTKGGFNPEFLILKWREIKKLKNITLTGLMTINPRGLSSKENSELFKKCRSLADSLQLPDCSMGMSGDWEEAIDAGSTWLRLGSLIFGNRF